The following are encoded together in the Salvia hispanica cultivar TCC Black 2014 chromosome 6, UniMelb_Shisp_WGS_1.0, whole genome shotgun sequence genome:
- the LOC125192448 gene encoding thioredoxin-like protein HCF164, chloroplastic, with protein sequence MASTSSATTIPQFRSSSFHSHPHPPLFVNFSSHCQKTDLRRHRIFCQNNSDPSPTEEKPESTIDAVATETTSSAGAGLPAYPTKDLNRRVAVASVLGAVGLFASARLDFGGTSLKDLSALALPYEEALSNGKPTVVEFYADWCEVCRELAPDVYKVKQQFKDKVNFVMLNVDNTKWEQELDEFGVEGIPHFAFLDKDGNEEGNVVGRLPRQYLLENVDALARGEANVPHARVVGQYSSTEGRRVHQVVDPRSHG encoded by the exons ATGGCTTCAACCTCCAGCGCCACCACCATTCCCCAATTCCGCTCCTCATCTTTCCACTCTCATCCCCACCCGCCGCTCTTCGTCAATTTCTCCTCACACTGTCAGAAGACTGATCTCCGCCGTCACAGGATTTTCTGCCAAAACAATTCCGATCCATCCCCAACGGAG GAGAAGCCTGAATCTACAATTGATGCCGTAGCGACAGAAACGACCTCGTCGGCTGGCGCTGGATTGCCGGCCTATCCAACTAAGGATCTCAACCGCCGAGTCGCGGTGGCTTCTGTGCTTGGGGCTGTTGGATTGTTCGCCTCTGCGCGATTGGACTTTGGCGGCACATCATTGAAGGATCTCTCCGCTTTAGCATTGCCCTATGAAGAG GCTCTTTCAAATGGCAAACCCACTGTTGTTGAGTTCTATGCAGATTGGTGTGAAGTATGTCGTGAGTTAGCACCGGATGTCTACAAAGTTAAACAACAGTTTAA GGACAAAGTGAATTTTGTTATGTTGAACGTTGATAATACAAAGTGGGAACAAGAGCTTGATGAATTCGGTGTTGAGGGTATTCCCCATTTTGCATTTCTGGACAAAGATGGTAATGAAGAAGGGAATGTGGTAGGCCGCCTCCCACGACAATACCTGCTTGAAAATGTTGATGCCCTGGCTCGGGGAGAAGCAAATGTGCCTCATGCTCGTGTTGTAGGACAATATTCAAGTACTGAAGGAAGAAGAGTTCATCAAGTTGTCGATCCTAG